DNA from Roseimicrobium sp. ORNL1:
CGCTGGGCGTTTACGGGGCGATTTATTTTTTTCTTTTATTCTCCCGACGCTCTCGACACGTGACAGGCCACCCCTTAACGTATATTATATCACACCATATGAAGGCGTTGCTCGCATCACTCGTCTCCCGTTTCCGTCATGTGCTGCCCGCAGCCATGGTCACCATGACCGTCTGCTCCTGCACATCGGGTCCGGAATTGCATACCAATGTTGTTCCCACCCGGACGGTGCCCATTTCCACCTTCTCCAAGACGAACACGGCCTTCAATGTGTACCGCTCCCCAGAAGACGGCTACAGCGTGTGGGATATGCGTCTGGGCAGGAGGAAGCCCTTCCTGCCTGACTACGGCAACCCTCCTCCCTGGGGTGTGCGCGCGCCGCAAATCGGTCGCACCTACCGCGTGGTGGATGTGATGAGCGACGGCCGGCGCTACAAGACCGATGACGGCAGCATCTGGGCCATCCAGTCCCCCTACTACAAGGATGCCCGCCACAAGATCAATCACGGCTCCCTGATCTATCCCATCTCCGTCGACTCTGAGTACCTCTTCGCCGTGATCGCCACCGGTCCCCACGACGAGAGCGGCATGGTCGCCTGGATCGAACGCTAAAATCCGCCTGATTTTCGAGGCCTCCCGAATTCCCTTCAAAGCTGGAGTGTGATGACCTGCAAAGGTGTCTGCTCCAGCTTTCTTTTTGCCCATGCCCAAGGGAATGGCCACAAGGTGCCGAGGAAGTCGGTCTCCTGACCGGACAGCGGTTGGCGGGTTTTTCAACCCGCCGCTGCCGTGTGGTAGGAGCAAGTTGTCCAGACCCTTCGCGAGTTCATATCACGAGGCCGACTCAGGTTAACCGCAAAGGGGCAAAGCAGCGAAGGGCGCAGAGGAGGGGAGGGTATTCGCCACAGGAGCTGGAGCCTCTCGCAGCAGAGGAGGCAAAGACGCGGAGTCGTCCTCCCCCAAAGGATCGGGGACATTCCTGTCCCCGCAGCGCTTACCACGCCGATCCCGGCCTAATCCTACCATGGCTTCCCTAACACCACCCATCCACCGCAGCACCCTCGCGCGAATATGCTGCGTTCGTGGCCGGATCCTGCACGAGATGCGGTCTCGCGGATGTGTCGCCGTTGTGTAACCCCCATTCGCCCCCCTTCCTCCCAGATGAAATCGAGGTCGTCTCGCAAGCCCTTTGTCGTCCTCCGCCGTTGCGCCTCCGTGCTGCCCATGCGGTATCGCTGTGCGGCGCTTCTGTTCAGTACCATCTTCCTTTTTCCCCTTATCCTCCTCGCCATGGGAGTGGGCACCCTGTTCTCTACCTTGGTGGACGGTCTTGCCACCCTCAGCCGCTGGGTGGCAGATGCCGCCGGGCTGACCTCGACCTCAATCTCCATCTCGCAAAGTCCGAAGCTGCGTGATTTGCCTCCTTCAACTGTGAGCGCTCCGAATCTGCGGGGCTGATGGCGGGGTGAGCCGATTTTGTGGTGATTAAAGAAAAGAAAACACTTGTCACCTTGGTCCCCCTGAGTAGTCTCTCCGTCCCGGTTTTGCACGGGGCATTAGCTCAGTTGGTAGAGCGTCTCAATGGCATTGAGAAGGTCAGCGGTTCGAATCCGCTATGCTCCACCACTTTACGAGGAGTAAGTGGTTTTGGGGATTTACCCCCGGGTTTTCACCCCAGCAGGTCCCTGATGGGCGCGCCGTCCCGCACCAGCATCACCGGTCTTCCCGTGGGCGTGTGATACTCTTTCCGTGGGTCGATGCCGAGGGTCTGGTAGAAGCTCGCCGCCACGTTGTCGGGCGAGATGGGCGTGTCTTTGGGACCTTCGCCTTTGGCATCGGATTCGCCGATGACCCGGCCACCTTGAATGCCGCCGCCGGCGAGCAGGCAGCACATGGCACGTGGCCAGTGGTCGCGACCCGCACGTGCATTGATGGTAGGGGTGCGGCCGAACTCTCCGGTCACCAGCACCGCCGTGGACTCCAGCAGCCCTTTCTCATGGAGCGCGAGGAAGAGACCGCTCAAGCCCGAGTCGAGCACCGGCAGCTTTTGCGTTTTCAGCGCCCGGAAGTTGTCACTGTGGGTGTCCCAGCCATCAAGGTTCACGGTGACGAAGCGCACCCCGGCCCCGACGAGCCGCGTGGCGAGCAGGCAGCTTTGCGAGAAAGAGTCCGTGCCGAAGAGGCCCGAGATGGTGGCAGACTCCCGGCCAAGGTCGAAGGCCTCACGCGTCTTGTCCGAGCGCATCATGGCATGCGCACGCTGGCTGAATTCATCCATGCCGGTCAGCAGCTTGTCTCGCTTCGCGAAGTCACCGAAGGCGCTGTCGTAGCGCTTGAGCATATCCTGCCGTCGATCCACATCCGCGAGGGTGACGCCATTGCCGAGCGTGAGGCCGCGCACGCGCATGGGCTTGCCAGCCTGAGGCATCGGTCCTGTCTCAAAGGGACCGTGCTCCACGCCGAGGTAGCCGGTCGCGTAGCCGCTCTCCGTGGGGATGGCGACATAGGGAGGCAGGTCCCGTGGCGAGGTGAGTTCCTTTGCCACGACCGCGCCGTAGGAAGGATAACGCAACGCCGGCACGGGCCGATTCCCCGTGCCGAGGTATTGCACGCCCAGTTCATGCGCCGCGAGGTTGTGGCTCACCCCGCGCAAGATCACATACTTGTCCGCGCACTGCGCCAGCTTCGGCAGGTGTTCACAAATACGGATGCCGGGAACCGAGGTGGCGATTTCCTTGAACTCACCGCGATGCGTGTCTGGAGCATCCGGCTTCAGGTCGAAGGTATCCATGTGGCTCGGGCCGCCGCCGAGTCGCACGAAGATGGCAGCTTTGGCCTTGGCCGTGGCCTGCTCCGCGCCTTCGCCTGCCAGAGCCAGGTATTCCGGAAGGCCCAGTCCGATGCCGGCGAGCGCGCCGACCTGTAAAAAATCACGCCGCTGAATGCCACCAGAGTTGAGGAAGTTCATAAGCCTGGATGGGTTGGGGTGGGGTGGGTGAGTGGAATGGAACAGGATTCAGTGATTCACGCTGAACTCGCGCGTGTTCAGCAGGACCCAGAGCAGATCGCGCAGGCCATGGATGGTATCCGGTGCTGCGGTAATGTCAGACCGTGCCTGTTGAAGTTCTGTCTCCGTCGGTGGCCGGCTCACGGTGCGTAGAAATACTTCGCTGATGGTGTGCTCGAGTCTGGCGCTCTCGATGCGCCCGGAGGGATTCGCAGCGCGAAGCTCGGCAATCCACGAAGATGCCTGCTCACCTTCTCTCTCGATGCGGGCCATCAGGTCGGGGTCGTTGCGCGCGTAGAGTGATTGGAGCAGCGTGGGTGTGGCGGTGCGTTCGCAGTCGCAGTTTGTCTCACGCACCGGCTTGCCGAAGGTGGTGAGCGCATAGTCGGCCACGTTCTTGTTACCGATGGGATCGCCCAGACCAAAGGCCGCGACGTTCGGCCCTATCTGCCGGGCGCCGACATCGTCCACCAAGTCCCGCCGTTGGTCACTCGCTGCCGTCGCCAGCGTCATGGCATCCAGCAGCACCTCGGCAGGGAGACGGCGCAGCACGAAGCGGCTGAAGTTCCGGTCGTCCAGTTCGTTCGTGGCATTCGGCTTCCAACTCCGCTGATAGGTGTCGCTATTCAGAATCGTGCGGTGGAGTTTTCTCATGTCATAGCCGGACGCCACGAACTCATCGGCGAGGTAATCCATCAGCGCCGCATTCACCGGAGGATTGGCGAGGTTGAGATCATCCGCCGGCTCCACGAGGCCGCGATGGAAATAAGCCGCCCACACCCGGTTCACAAAAGCACGGGCGAAGAAGGGATTCTCCCGGCTGCGCAGCCACTGCATCAGTGGCTCGCGAGGGTCTGCATAGTCCGTGAGCAGCACTTGATCGCCACCGAGCAGTTTCGGCGTGAGCACACGACCGGAGTACGCCTGAGCATTCTGCCGCGCGATGGTGCTGCGCGGACTCCT
Protein-coding regions in this window:
- a CDS encoding DUF1501 domain-containing protein — translated: MNFLNSGGIQRRDFLQVGALAGIGLGLPEYLALAGEGAEQATAKAKAAIFVRLGGGPSHMDTFDLKPDAPDTHRGEFKEIATSVPGIRICEHLPKLAQCADKYVILRGVSHNLAAHELGVQYLGTGNRPVPALRYPSYGAVVAKELTSPRDLPPYVAIPTESGYATGYLGVEHGPFETGPMPQAGKPMRVRGLTLGNGVTLADVDRRQDMLKRYDSAFGDFAKRDKLLTGMDEFSQRAHAMMRSDKTREAFDLGRESATISGLFGTDSFSQSCLLATRLVGAGVRFVTVNLDGWDTHSDNFRALKTQKLPVLDSGLSGLFLALHEKGLLESTAVLVTGEFGRTPTINARAGRDHWPRAMCCLLAGGGIQGGRVIGESDAKGEGPKDTPISPDNVAASFYQTLGIDPRKEYHTPTGRPVMLVRDGAPIRDLLG